The nucleotide sequence AAAGAAGAATATCACTAATGTGACTTATTTAAACAAGACTTATTAAAGGTAACAGATAAAATTTGCTGAGAGAGACGTACTTTGGACATCTCTTAACCGCCACGAACAACCTAAAATAACTACCCAGGTGCAATTTTATAAGCAgaaaaaagtttatttttatcAAAGTCGACAAACTAATGCTACATATATGTCAACTTCCATCACTGGTCCTGGAACAGATCCCTTGCAATGCTCCTAAGCAAAAACTTTCAAGAGTAATTGTGATCACCTTCTCACATCAATTTATCTATGTTTTCAGACGAGCACAAATATCCAACACGTGTGTGGATCTTTTATGTTTGATAAACctatttgtaaaattttttagaTGACAAATAATAACATCAATCCATTTAGACTAGTGTCCAAGTGTccatatataatatgggtacggAAAAAATAGACAAAAAGTTCAAATaccaaatttttttaaattctccaTATAAAGAAATAAGATAATACAGCATATAAAGTTTTTGCCAATCCATATAAGTTATTGAGTCCTACATAGGTAGTATAGTTTCGTCAAGTGACATCCATTTCCATTTCTTTGGTTGGTGTTCTACCAAGTTCTAACTAATTCATAAAAAATAGTCTTTCTAATTTATCCTCAATATAAAATGTAGATATTATCTATGTTGGCAATTACGTATATGAAAGAACACTCAATGATGATAAAAACAGTATTAGTATAGTAGTTTAAAAACTTGACACAATAAGATGGACTGTTCTCAAAAGAGTTGATGACTGGACTGTAGTTGAGGATTTTCAAGAAATATATCATCAAAAAACATGATATGTTCTTCAATCCCCTTCAAATTGAAGATACTAGAGGATCTAAATTTTAGGGATACAGAAAGACATTGCAAAAGGTTGGAAAGTAAGATGGATTAAAATTTCAGAATCTACTTGAATCAGAAGTTAATATCTTCACAGATTAGGTCCAATATCGCTCATAGAGACACCGATTCATCTAAAATGAGGGAGAAAGTCTGGAGAGGTTGACTTTGATAATAAAGAAGTGTGATAGTAGAGAAAGACAACAATTAATATCTTACTCAATTATGCACATGGGAAATGAATAAAAATTTGAACTCACATAATTCAGCTTAAAGGCAAAAGGAGAAAGGAAAATGCTACTGCATCAAAATTTAAATCAAGTGCTAGGCCCCCATCCATTCAAATCAGAAGCTAAAGGAGAGCATGATTCTGGGTAATTTGATCATTTCTGTCATTGTTTCCATCTTCGTCTACCCTTTCCCAAGTAAATAACTGTTTTCCTTCTTATTCTCCTCTCCTACCCCTTTCTTTAGTAGGGTAGTGGCATGAAGATGAATgaaggaaaaaataatagaacatTGAAAGAGAGAGAAATTGAGTTTAACATGCTGGAGGGAGGAGAGGCCACACTATCATAAAATTTGCGGCCTTCCCTAAAGAGATTGTAGAAGAAGAGAATTAGCTTGTACACCAAGTCGAGAGGGAAAAATCCTAACATATTGATCTAAAATAGCCTTGAACAACATCTTCAAAGTGAATGGTGAAACTCAAGTTGGTTTGTTAAAATTAGCAGTAGCAACCGTCGTGCAGTATTGATGCATCTAAGAGCAAAAGAGgcatagaaaataataataataataataataataataataataataataataataaaactcaACAAATTGAAAGAGAAACGAGTAATTGCCATAGCATGCATGATATACCTAAGAGAAATAATGTACATTACAATCTTCTCCCTTCAGTACATGATACTTCTTCTCTTTAGGCATGCAACTAACATTGGAAAATCATATTTCAGGAAATCTTTTAGGATCTATATAGCATCAAGATAGAAGATCGCAGCAACTCTCAACAGTACAAGGTAATACCACGAATAGTCAAGATGTTAAACAAGGTTAGTATTCACACACCTACTCAGAGATTAACCACACACTTGTTTGGTGCTGAGCTAAGCAGATGACCCGTGGTAGTCGCATTCGTACCATTTCCGAACCCAATCGGAACGTCATTACAGTAAACCCTCAAGGTATGCCACCTGGTCCTCCATGCCCCGGATCGAAACCTAACCAAGGAGAAAACCCGAACATTGAATCTTACTGAGCCATCACCTCGCCCACGGTCCGACTCGATCCCCCTCGCCACATCGGAATTGACGTACCACCCGAGCGCCGCCAGTCGAGCTTTGAGAACGGTGGTTTCGCCCGTCCCTTGATAGAACGGTGCGAGAGAGTTTTCGGACAAGATGTCGGAAGAATATAGCACGCTGGCGGTGACGCGCTCGTAGTAGATGCGCATCTTATGGTTGGGGTTGTGGACGGTGATGTTGAGGTCGAAGGTGGCGGATAACTGCTGCTGTTGAGCGGAGAGGTTGAAGCCGGTGACGGCAGCAGAGGAGACGGTGAACTCGGGGAGCCGGGGGCGGAGGACGAGCCAGAAGATGAGCGCGAGAAGGCCGAGGAGGATGAAGACCGCGACGGCGATGGAGAGGAGGCGGCGAAGGAAGGTGGTGTTGTAGCGGGGAGGAGGAGCGTACGCCGGAGGAGGAGGGTAGAAGGGCGGCGGGGGAGGGGCGCCGTTCGGATAGTAGGAGGTGGGCTGAGGAACAGGGTAGGGGTAGGCGGATCCGGAGGCTGGGTAGCCGGTGACGACGGCAGGCTTGGGATTGCCGGCGGAGGAACTCATGGCAACGCGACTCGAGAAATCAGGGAGACGGGAGTTGTGAAGAGTTGGAGTTGGGTGGAGATGGATGGAATCACGCAAACGCGTAAGCGGTTCGGCAATGCGATGCTTCTACCCCTAAATTGACACGCAAAGGTCGGTTCCAGTATTCCAGAAAACCGTATTTTGTACCGAGAAAAAACAAACGCGTAAGTGGTTCGGCAAGGCGATGCTTCTACCGCTAAATTGAAACGCAAAGGTCGGTTCAAGTCTTCAAGAAAACCGTATTTTGTACAGAGAAAAAACATGTATAAATCTCTTCcaatttcgaattaaataacaGGATAAATTTATGATCAGATTTGTAAAGAAATATGAAATAtcaaaaggtaaattttaaatttataatatgacAGACTAATGAATATTATGTAGgtactcattttttttaattcatcaaTGCACTTAGAGAATTTCGATTGTGTCTAtttcaatttctatggatttttgatattaCAAAGAATTCatatatgatgtccattatttatttcgatttttaatagatattaatatataaaatcaatgaATCGGTAAAAAAACTCACGTTGGGCCTGGTATGGACTCAGggccaacgtgggcttgatatattccatatcaggtccaacgtggacGTTTTTAATGAATCTTTCATTTTGCTTGTTAATATCtatgaaaagtcaaaataaataataaatatcatatttgaactccttgtaatttcagaaattcataaaaattgaaatgagtacaatcggagctctctaggtcaatcAGTGTGGGTTTTAACCGAAACTctctgatcgacctagagagctctgattacacttattttagttccagtggatttctaaaatttcaaagagttcaaatatattattcattgtttatttttacttcttcaaatgtattaaaatgttattaaaaaattgactaatattattcatatgttctacatgtctataaaaaaagaaaagagagagaaatacagtggagaaaagaaaaatcgTAGAAAAAATCAAATTGTTATGAGAGTAAAATAGGAAACGCACTTAAAAAAGTGTGTTCTTTGATTAAATATCAAAATAGCATATGTTTTTTTTGGTAAATTTAGATCTCTATGCGCCCTTTGATAAATTGCCGAATATGAAATATcaaaaagtaaattttaaatttaaatcttaaaaaaaattctgagcACTAATTTAATTGATTTCGGTTTAAGATtcaatctaaatttttaaaaataaaatttttaacaagTAGCGGCAGGTACAGGTGAaatcatatattttatttaatatctctatataattatcattcaatattttaattaattatgatttttaatttaattatttataatttttaattaatatattaattaatttataatttataattaaattaaatttataattttcatttaatatttaattaatttataaattttaatttaattataatgatttatatgttttatatttttttaaaaaataataatttgttaacaattttattaaaagtttatatttatataaaagaaagaaattattactactagaaataaaatattataattaaatactttatAAAGTTAACTTTATTGCAAAAATAATTCACATGTAAAATaactcattttaaaattattttggatACAACAATATTTTGTTATTAATTATTGGCTTCATctccaagaaaaaaaatagattttatttttcACGACTGTTTTTGAACTAGAAACCTCAAATCTCACTTTCACAATGATAAAAGCTTTTTTGTTTAgctttttttaattttacaaatcTGGTATTAGAGATGCCTTAAGTATTGGCTGACATGCCAAATCTATAACTATAAAAtatacacaaaatattaatttcatatttCTCAGTGTAAGTATTATACATGTAAACATTCACATAATAAATGACAGCAAAGGATATGGGCACAAATTGTACtctgttaaattaatggaatttATATAAAGCGAGGGAAAAAGAGTCTTTGTATACCGTAACCTTAAAACAATTCAAAGTTCAAACTATCATGTTGATattgtttacaaaaaaaaaaacaaagtcaaAACTTGTCAGAGATACTATCAT is from Zingiber officinale cultivar Zhangliang chromosome 7B, Zo_v1.1, whole genome shotgun sequence and encodes:
- the LOC122005282 gene encoding NDR1/HIN1-like protein 10 gives rise to the protein MSSSAGNPKPAVVTGYPASGSAYPYPVPQPTSYYPNGAPPPPPFYPPPPAYAPPPRYNTTFLRRLLSIAVAVFILLGLLALIFWLVLRPRLPEFTVSSAAVTGFNLSAQQQQLSATFDLNITVHNPNHKMRIYYERVTASVLYSSDILSENSLAPFYQGTGETTVLKARLAALGWYVNSDVARGIESDRGRGDGSVRFNVRVFSLVRFRSGAWRTRWHTLRVYCNDVPIGFGNGTNATTTGHLLSSAPNKCVVNL